Proteins co-encoded in one uncultured Draconibacterium sp. genomic window:
- a CDS encoding mechanosensitive ion channel domain-containing protein yields MAIKEILDTELYNKGDFTITVYNIFLILVVVLITLIALKIIRRFFKRFINKQEAERRSYWSIYLILKYVVWVIIIVFLLESSGLKVSVLLASITALLVGVGFGIQQLFSDIASGIVLLVERNLQINDVIQLQDGTVGRVIHIGLRTSRLKTRDDIILVVPNSNFVNDKIINWSQMDYNTRFSVDVGVAYGSDTKLVTQILLDCAAKNNNVSRSPKPFVRFNNFGDSALEFQVFFWVRESFWVENTKSEMRYAIDDEFRKNGVQIPFPQRDIHIKSTVEQTK; encoded by the coding sequence ATGGCAATTAAAGAGATTTTAGATACTGAATTATACAATAAGGGAGATTTTACAATTACCGTTTACAACATATTTCTGATACTTGTTGTAGTTCTGATCACTTTAATAGCGCTTAAAATTATTCGCAGGTTCTTCAAACGTTTCATAAATAAGCAAGAAGCCGAGCGGCGCTCGTATTGGTCCATTTACCTGATATTGAAATATGTAGTTTGGGTAATCATTATCGTTTTTCTTCTCGAATCGTCGGGGCTGAAAGTTTCTGTTTTACTGGCCAGTATTACAGCTTTATTAGTTGGGGTTGGATTTGGTATTCAGCAGTTGTTTAGCGATATCGCATCGGGGATTGTATTGTTGGTGGAACGAAACCTGCAGATCAACGATGTAATTCAGTTGCAAGATGGAACAGTGGGGCGGGTGATTCATATCGGGCTGCGTACATCGCGATTAAAAACCCGCGACGATATTATTCTTGTTGTACCCAACTCAAATTTTGTAAATGACAAAATAATTAACTGGAGCCAGATGGACTACAACACCCGTTTTTCGGTTGATGTTGGCGTGGCTTACGGATCGGATACAAAACTGGTAACTCAGATTTTGCTCGATTGCGCGGCAAAAAACAACAATGTTTCACGTTCGCCAAAACCGTTTGTCAGGTTCAATAATTTTGGCGATTCTGCATTAGAATTCCAGGTTTTCTTTTGGGTACGCGAATCGTTTTGGGTGGAAAACACCAAAAGCGAAATGCGCTATGCCATTGATGATGAATTCCGAAAAAATGGAGTTCAAATTCCTTTTCCACAGCGCGATATACACATTAAGAGTACAGTTGAACAAACTAAGTAA